CTCAACCAGGGGAATACCATCGGCCCTACCCGGAAAAATTCCACCCCGAAACGGAGCATGGAATAAAGACCCACATAGAGCAGGAATAAGAACCCCGGGAAACGGTGATGGTCGAGATTCCGCCAAAGGATAACAAACAGCACCAGACTGCCCACCAACGAATACAGCTGCGTCGGGTGGCGCAAGGTGGCATCTCCGTAAGCACAAGGCAATGCCCAGGGCAGGCCGGAAGCTTTTCCGTAACAACAGCCATTCAGCAGGCAGCCGATCCGGACGAGCGAATAACCCAAGGCAATAAACGGCGCCAGCAGATCCGCCAAAGTCCAGGGATAGATCTTTTTCAGTCGCAAGAAACCAAACCCGGCTAAAAATCCGCCGATTAACCCGCCATGAAAAGCCAGCCCGCCCGATGAAAGCTTAAGGATCTCCCACGGCGCCCGCACATAGAGCTGATAATCGGTGACCACATAAGCGATTCGGGCGCCGGCGACCGCTCCGATCAAAATCCAGGTCGCCAGATCCACGATCGTATCCAGCGGAATCCCCAGGCGGCGTTGGGCCTGGCGGCCCGCTCCGAAAATGCCCACCAAAAAAGCGACTGCCAACATCAAGCCATATGAATGAATCGACAGTCCGAACAGATTGAATAGCACCGGCTTCATTGATCTCCTCCTCGAAACTCCTCGGGAAGTTGTTCCCTCCGGCCGGCCTTCTTGGCAAAATCCTCTCTGAGCAGAGCGTAGATAATGAGGGCAACCCCGATCACGATCCCGGTATCGGCCAGATTAAACACCGGCCAGTATTGCAGGTCCAAAAAATCGACCACATAACCGAGGCGGACCCGGTCCAAAAAGTTGCCGGCCGCTCCACCTAGAGCCAAGGCCAATCCAAGCCGGAAGATCCGGGACTGCAGGTGAAATTGACGGCGGTTCACCCAG
This is a stretch of genomic DNA from Hydrogenispora ethanolica. It encodes these proteins:
- the lspA gene encoding signal peptidase II gives rise to the protein MLPYLLIAGAVLVLDQVTKWLVQASMAPFQSIRWVDGVFSLTYVKNYGAAFGILYYQTFLLIGITLALFAVIWVNRRQFHLQSRIFRLGLALALGGAAGNFLDRVRLGYVVDFLDLQYWPVFNLADTGIVIGVALIIYALLREDFAKKAGRREQLPEEFRGGDQ
- the lgt gene encoding prolipoprotein diacylglyceryl transferase, whose translation is MKPVLFNLFGLSIHSYGLMLAVAFLVGIFGAGRQAQRRLGIPLDTIVDLATWILIGAVAGARIAYVVTDYQLYVRAPWEILKLSSGGLAFHGGLIGGFLAGFGFLRLKKIYPWTLADLLAPFIALGYSLVRIGCLLNGCCYGKASGLPWALPCAYGDATLRHPTQLYSLVGSLVLFVILWRNLDHHRFPGFLFLLYVGLYSMLRFGVEFFRVGPMVFPWLSLAQLVCLLMAGTAFGLIWAFDRRQRRRLNSDAATEVKS